From Calothrix sp. PCC 6303, a single genomic window includes:
- a CDS encoding type II toxin-antitoxin system VapC family toxin yields MRFLLDTHTFIWFVTDSPQLSATAKALIEDEYNEKWLSVASIWEMAIKSSVGKLTFDLPLQTFVEQQMEQNKYMSRNIYSHCERNEMGAALLMI; encoded by the coding sequence ATGAGATTTTTGCTCGATACTCACACATTTATTTGGTTTGTCACTGATAGTCCACAACTTAGCGCTACTGCAAAAGCACTGATTGAAGACGAATACAATGAGAAATGGTTAAGTGTTGCCAGCATTTGGGAAATGGCAATTAAATCTAGTGTTGGCAAATTAACCTTCGATTTACCGCTTCAAACTTTTGTCGAACAGCAGATGGAGCAAAATAAGTACATGAGCAGAAATATTTACAGTCATTGCGAGCGAAATGAAATGGGTGCGGCTCTTCTCATGATATGA
- a CDS encoding DUF2281 domain-containing protein, which yields MTPKEELIQAIERSPDGIVQELLGVLKALQAQQVTTEIATEPLQKRHPAKAGSAKGRVWISDDFDEPLEDFKEYME from the coding sequence ATGACACCTAAAGAAGAACTGATTCAAGCAATTGAGCGATCGCCAGACGGGATTGTGCAAGAACTTTTAGGAGTGCTGAAAGCATTACAGGCTCAACAAGTTACAACAGAGATAGCAACCGAACCATTACAAAAACGTCATCCTGCTAAAGCTGGTAGCGCGAAAGGGAGAGTCTGGATATCAGATGACTTTGATGAACCCCTTGAGGATTTCAAGGAATATATGGAATGA